One Solanum pennellii chromosome 10, SPENNV200 genomic region harbors:
- the LOC107002005 gene encoding zeatin O-glucosyltransferase-like: MATKYEVVVVIVPFPAQGHLNQLLHFSSLISSYKNIQVHYVSTKIHTKQAKIRAHGLLSPSGSTSSNNIIHFHEFSTPLFPSPPPNPNSNIKFPSHLQPSFESSYHLRGPVASLLRSLSSIARRVVVVHDSLMAYVVQDFTSLPNVESYNFHSVSAFTIFLFLWESMGKPFPIEAEILDNLPSLEGCFTSEFMNFMASQRKYSKSDSGNIYNTSRVIEGKFMNLLEKEPIKRNKTQWAIGPFNPMKIISHTSINNNYLSIDHHHHHRHHHHKCLLWLDKQSPKSTIFISFGTTTSLKDEQIEEICIGLEKSGIKFIWALRDADKGDIFSGEMRKIELPKGYEERIKNKGIIVRDWAPQLEILGHLSIGAFISHCGWNSCVESLSMGVPIIAWPMHSDQPRNSILITKFLKVGINIFNNWERSRNEVVRSNIIEHVIMTIMLNNTEGNEIRRRAAELGVAIRRSVAEGGVTRKELDSFIAHITR, encoded by the exons ATGGCAACCAAATATGAAGTAGTTGTTGTTATTGTGCCATTTCCAGCACAAGGTCATCTCAATCAACtgcttcatttttcatctcttaTTTCAtcttacaaaaatattcaaGTCCATTATGTTAGTACAAAAATTCATACTAAACAAGCAAAAATTAGAGCTCATGGTTTATTAAGCCCTAGTGGTAGTACTTCTTCCaataatattattcattttcatgaattttcaaCACCTTTATTTCCATCACCACCACCAAACCCtaattcaaatatcaaatttccTTCACATCTTCAACCTTCATTTGAATCATCGTATCATCTACGAGGCCCTGTGGCTTCACTTCTACGATCATTATCATCGATTGCACGTAGAGTTGTTGTTGTTCATGATTCTTTAATGGCTTATGTTGTTCAAGATTTCACTTCATTACCAAATGTTGAGTCTTATAACTTTCATAGTGTTTCTGCTTTTACTATCTTTTTGTTCTTATGGGAATCTATGGGAAAACCTTTCCCTATTGAGGCTGAAATACTAGACAACCTACCATCTCTTGAAG GTTGTTTCACATCAGAGTTTATGAATTTCATGGCTTCTCAAAGGAAATACTCAAAATCTGATTCTGGAAATATTTACAACACAAGTAGAGTTATAGAAggaaaattcatgaatttactTGAAAAAGAACcaatcaaaagaaataaaacacAATGGGCTATAGGCCCATTCAATCCAATGAAGATTATTAGCCACACGTCTAtcaacaataattatttatcaatcgatcatcatcatcatcaccgtcatcatcatcataaatgTTTGTTATGGCTCGATAAACAATCTCCGAAATCCAccatatttatttcatttggtaCAACAACTTCACTAAAAGATGAACAAATCGAAGAGATTTGTATAGGTTTAGAAAAAAGTGGTATAAAGTTTATTTGGGCATTAAGAGATGCTGATAAAGGTGATATTTTTTCTGGTGAAATGAGAAAAATTGAACTACCAAAAGGGTATgaagaaagaattaaaaataaggGTATTATAGTAAGAGATTGGGCACCACAATTGGAGATATTAGGACATTTATCAATCGGTGCGTTTATTAGTCACTGTGGATGGAATTCGTGCGTGGAAAGTTTATCAATGGGAGTACCTATTATTGCATGGCCCATGCATTCTGATCAGCCAAGAAATAGTATTTTAATAACAAAGTTTTTGAAAGTtggtataaatatttttaataattggGAACGTAGTAGAAATGAAGTGGTGAGATCAAATATTATTGAACATGTAATTATGACAATAATGCTGAATAATACTGAAGGAAATGAAATTCGTCGGAGAGCGGCGGAGTTAGGGGTGGCTATTCGGAGATCGGTGGCGGAAG
- the LOC107031849 gene encoding transcription initiation factor IIB-2 — MDAYCSDCRKSTEVVFDHSAGDMVCSECGLVLESHSIDETSEWRTFANESGDNDPVRVGGPNNPLLSDGGLSTVISKPNGTTSDFLTSSLGRWQNRGSNADRSLILAFKAIGVMSDRLGLVATIKDRANEIYKKVEDQKSSRGRNQDAILAACLYIACRQEDKPRTVKEICSVANGATKKEIGRAKEYIVKQLELEMGQSVEMGTIHAGDFMRRFCSNLGMTNQAVKAAQEAVKKSEEFDIRRSPISIAAAVIYIVTQLSDEKKPVKDVSLATGVAEGTIRNSFKDLYPHLSKIIPNWYAQGQDLKNLSSP, encoded by the exons ATGGATGCGTACTGTTCGGACTGTAGAAAGAGCACAGAAGTTGTATTTGATCATTCAGCTGGTGATATGGTTTGTTCGGAATGTGGGTTAGTTTTGGAATCTCATTCGATTGATGAAACATCTGAGTGGAGAACTTTTGCTAATGAGTCGGGTGATAATGACCCGGTCCGAGTTGGTGGACCGAATAATCCATTGCTTTCTGATGGTGGGTTATCTACAGTGATCTCAAAACCTAATGGAACTACTAGTGATTTCTTGACATCGTCTTTGGGTCGATGGCAGAATCGTGGGTCGAATGCTGATCGATCTCTTATTTTGGCTTTTAAAGCTATCGGGGTTATGTCTGATAG GTTGGGCCTGGTTGCAACCATAAAG GACCGAGCTAATGAGATATACAAGAAGGTAGAAGATCAAAAATCTAGTAGAGGAAGGAACCAGGATGCTATATTGGCTGCTTGCCTATATATTGCTTGTCGACAAGAAGACAAGCCTCGAACTGTGAAGG AAATTTGCTCTGTTGCGAATGGAGCTACAAAGAAGGAAATTGGCCGAGCAAAGGAATACATAGTGAAACAACTAGAGCTCGAGATGGGTCAATCAGTGGAAATGGGAACTATACATGCTGGGGATTTCATG CGGCGCTTTTGTTCAAATCTTGGGATGACAAATCAAGCAGTTAAAGCTGCTCAAGAAGCAGTCAAAAAATCTGAAGAGTTTGACATAAG GAGAAGTCCCATTTCGATTGCTGCAGCAGTTATCTACATAGTCACCCAGCTTTCGGATGAGAAGAAGCCAGTAAAAG ATGTGTCACTTGCAACTGGAGTTGCTGAAGGTACGATCCGGAATTCATTCAAGGATCTATACCCACATCTCTCAAAGATAATACCAAATTGGTATGCACAGGGTCAGGACCTAAAAAACCTCAGCAGTCCTTAA
- the LOC107032401 gene encoding zeatin O-glucosyltransferase-like: MFSLEAVDTHSNFPMAESNTTKSNDQISVEDAQVAVVMVPLPAQGHLNQLLHLSRLIASYNIPVHYVGATTHIRQAKLRVHGFDPVTIRNLHFHEFPTPPFENPPPNPNASHKFPDHILPLLNATIHFREPVCSLVNQLLGANHRRVIVIYDSMMTWVVQDVPAIPNAECYRFNGFSAFYMLSSYWETKGKPSQPETEIFDDIISSENCAIPEVWELWNKQGALEGKICSGQLYNSSRVIEGLYLDLVAKEINGLNLWAIGPFNPLFSEQNKQHQTLYWLDKQETNSVIYVSFGSTTTLSNEEIEELAIGLEKSMQKFIWVLREADKGDVFAGEERRARLPEGYEERIKGRGIIVRDWAPQLEILAHPSTGGFMSHCGWNSCMESISMGVPIAAWPMHSDQPRNSQLITKVLKTGLTVRHWARRDELVASEIVENVVRTLMTSPEGDEMRKRASELSIAVKKSVMDGEGYGAEMNSFIAHITR, from the coding sequence ATGTTTTCACTGGAAGCTGTAGATACTCATAGCAATTTCCCAATGGCTGAGAGCAACACAACAAAAAGCAATGACCAAATAAGTGTTGAAGATGCACAAGTGGCTGTGGTTATGGTGCCACTTCCAGCACAAGGCCATCTCAACCAGCTTCTCCACCTCTCGAGGCTCATCGCCTCGTATAATATCCCAGTGCACTATGTTGGAGCAACCACTCATATTCGCCAGGCCAAGTTACGTGTCCATGGTTTCGACCCTGTTACTATTAGAAACCTACATTTTCACGAATTCCCTACACCACCTTTTGAAAATCCCCCTCCAAATCCAAATGCTTCTCATAAATTTCCTGACCATATACTCCCTTTACTTAATGCAACAATCCATTTCCGCGAGCCGGTGTGCTCTCTTGTAAACCAACTCTTAGGCGCCAATCATCGGAGAGTGATTGTCATTTATGATTCCATGATGACTTGGGTGGTACAGGATGTGCCAGCAATTCCAAATGCCGAGTGCTACCGTTTTAATGGTTTCTCAGCTTTCTATATGCTTTCATCCTATTGGGAAACCAAAGGAAAACCTTCCCAACCTGAAACTGAGATATTTGACGACATTATATCAAGCGAAAACTGCGCTATCCCAGAGGTATGGGAATTGTGGAATAAACAAGGAGCCCTTGAAGGGAAAATTTGCTCTGGACAACTTTACAATTCATCCAGAGTAATAGAAGGTTTATACCTTGATTTAGTAGCCAAAGAAATTAATGGCTTAAACCTATGGGCTATTGGTCCATTCAATCCGTTATTTTCTGAGCAAAACAAACAACATCAAACCCTGTATTGGCTTGACAAACAAGAAACGAATTCGGTAATCTATGTGTCATTTGGATCAACTACTACCTTGTCTAATGAAGAAATCGAAGAGCTCGCCATCGGGTTAGAGAAAAGCATGCAAAAGTTCATTTGGGTTCTCAGAGAGGCTGACAAAGGAGATGTTTTTGCAGGTGAAGAAAGGAGAGCTCGGCTGCCGGAAGGTTATGAAGAAAGAATAAAAGGAAGAGGAATTATTGTAAGAGATTGGGCACCTCAGTTGGAAATTTTGGCACATCCTTCCACGGGTGGTTTTATGAGTCATTGCGGATGGAATTCGTGCATGGAAAGCATTTCCATGGGAGTTCCTATAGCAGCCTGGCCAATGCATTCAGATCAACCAAGGAATTCTCAGCTGATAACAAAGGTCCTGAAAACTGGCCTAACCGTGAGGCATTGGGCACGCCGGGATGAATTGGTTGCATCAGAAATAGTTGAAAATGTTGTGAGAACTTTGATGACTTCACCTGAGGGAGATGAGATGAGGAAGAGAGCATCAGAATTAAGCATTGCTGTCAAAAAATCAGTCATGGATGGGGAAGGTTACGGTGCAGAGATGAATTCTTTTATCGCACACATTACTCGATAA